The following proteins are encoded in a genomic region of Planococcus lenghuensis:
- a CDS encoding class I SAM-dependent methyltransferase, which yields MGREFVEIFDEWAHTYDESVGGQDPQYADVFAHYEAILEAVAARAVSPVVEFGTGTGNLLEKLQERELEAVGVEPNGAMKKAASEKYPEATIIDGDFIEYQLDTKPNTFVSSYAFHHLTDGEKAQAIKRYASELPAGGKVVFADTVFESEEAKQERIRYEESRGFKDLVEDLNREYYTTLPVMQDIFESVGFAVEFTQLNDYVWLMDATKK from the coding sequence ATGGGACGCGAATTCGTAGAAATATTTGATGAGTGGGCACACACGTATGATGAGTCGGTTGGCGGGCAGGACCCTCAATACGCGGATGTGTTTGCGCATTATGAAGCCATTCTTGAAGCGGTCGCCGCGCGTGCTGTGAGCCCGGTCGTTGAGTTTGGGACCGGGACAGGTAATTTGCTGGAAAAATTGCAGGAGCGGGAACTGGAAGCAGTCGGTGTCGAGCCGAATGGCGCCATGAAAAAAGCCGCTTCTGAAAAATATCCGGAAGCGACAATCATTGATGGAGATTTTATCGAGTATCAGCTGGATACCAAGCCGAACACATTTGTCAGCAGTTATGCGTTCCACCACCTGACAGACGGGGAAAAAGCGCAGGCCATCAAACGCTATGCCTCCGAACTGCCGGCAGGCGGCAAAGTGGTGTTTGCTGACACGGTATTCGAGTCGGAAGAAGCGAAGCAGGAACGGATCCGCTACGAGGAATCCCGCGGCTTCAAGGACCTTGTCGAAGATTTGAACCGGGAATATTATACGACACTTCCGGTTATGCAGGACATTTTCGAATCAGTCGGATTTGCGGTAGAATTTACACAACTGAATGATTATGTCTGGCTGATGGACGCGACGAAGAAGTAA
- a CDS encoding ABC-F family ATP-binding cassette domain-containing protein — MSLLTVENLSHTFGDRTLFKDVSFRLVEGEHVGLVGANGVGKSTLMNILTGELIHDGGKVDWLPKTHYGYLDQHTRLQPGQSMRETLQDAFLPLYEKETEMNEIAGQMAEADPDQLEKLLEDMAEIQDALEAGDFYSLDVKVEEIARGLGLDAIGLDRDVSTLSGGQRTKVLLAKLLLEKPKVLLLDEPTNYLDEEHVTWLSNYLKNYPHAFLLISHDTEFMSGVTDVIFHLEFSKLSRYTATYEKFLELAELNKRQHIDAFEKQQEFIKKQENFIAKNKARYSTTGRAKSRQKQLDRMERIDRPETAAKPQFGFKESRSPSRYVIEAENLQIGYDQPLLPPLTFEIERGEKIALVGMNGVGKSTLLKTMLGKIQPLGGDVIRGDYLNPSYFEQEVKADNRTPIEEIWSAYPSMDQSQVRGALARTGLKSEHIGRPMNQLSGGEQAKVRLCKLMMEESNWLIFDEPTNHLDVDAKAELKRAMQDFKGTIVLVSHEPEFYDGLATKVWNVEEWISAGTVK; from the coding sequence ATGAGTTTATTGACAGTAGAAAATTTAAGTCATACATTCGGCGATCGCACGCTGTTTAAAGACGTATCATTCCGATTGGTGGAAGGCGAACATGTCGGGCTTGTCGGCGCAAATGGCGTCGGCAAATCGACGCTGATGAATATCCTGACCGGTGAATTGATCCATGACGGCGGAAAAGTCGACTGGCTGCCCAAAACACATTACGGTTACTTGGACCAGCACACCCGGCTGCAGCCGGGGCAGTCGATGCGTGAAACGCTGCAGGATGCGTTTTTGCCTTTATATGAGAAAGAAACGGAAATGAATGAGATTGCCGGACAGATGGCGGAAGCGGATCCGGATCAACTGGAAAAATTGCTGGAGGATATGGCAGAAATCCAGGATGCACTGGAAGCGGGCGATTTTTATTCACTGGATGTGAAAGTGGAGGAAATTGCGCGCGGACTCGGCTTGGATGCCATCGGTCTGGACCGGGATGTATCGACATTGTCCGGCGGTCAGCGAACGAAAGTGCTGCTCGCCAAACTGCTGCTCGAAAAACCGAAAGTGCTGCTGCTGGATGAGCCGACCAACTATTTGGATGAAGAGCATGTCACGTGGCTTTCCAATTACCTGAAAAATTACCCGCATGCTTTTCTGCTGATTTCACATGATACTGAATTCATGAGCGGGGTAACAGACGTCATTTTCCACCTGGAATTCTCAAAGCTGTCCCGCTATACTGCGACATATGAGAAATTCCTGGAATTGGCTGAATTGAATAAGCGTCAACATATCGATGCCTTTGAGAAACAGCAGGAATTCATCAAAAAGCAGGAAAATTTTATTGCCAAAAACAAGGCCCGCTACTCCACAACCGGCCGCGCGAAATCCCGTCAGAAACAGCTGGATCGGATGGAGCGGATCGACCGCCCGGAAACAGCAGCCAAGCCACAATTCGGTTTCAAGGAATCCCGAAGTCCGAGCCGGTATGTCATTGAAGCGGAAAACCTGCAGATCGGCTATGACCAGCCGCTTCTGCCGCCGTTGACGTTTGAAATTGAACGCGGCGAAAAAATTGCATTGGTCGGCATGAACGGCGTCGGAAAATCGACGTTGCTGAAAACAATGCTCGGAAAAATCCAGCCGCTCGGCGGCGACGTCATCCGCGGCGATTATTTGAATCCGAGTTACTTCGAACAGGAAGTGAAAGCCGATAACCGTACGCCGATTGAAGAGATCTGGTCAGCGTATCCGTCGATGGATCAAAGCCAAGTGCGGGGCGCGCTGGCACGCACCGGCTTGAAAAGCGAGCATATCGGCCGGCCGATGAACCAGCTGAGCGGCGGCGAGCAGGCAAAAGTGCGCCTGTGCAAGTTGATGATGGAAGAAAGTAATTGGCTGATCTTTGATGAGCCGACCAATCACTTGGATGTTGATGCCAAAGCGGAACTGAAACGCGCCATGCAGGATTTCAAAGGGACGATTGTGCTGGTCAGCCACGAACCCGAATTTTATGATGGCCTTGCGACGAAAGTCTGGAATGTCGAAGAGTGGATCAGCGCCGGCACAGTAAAATAA
- a CDS encoding NADPH-dependent FMN reductase translates to MNILLVDGTIVGSKTGAVLEQVQAYIEEYGPSLKLELLSLSDYDHEFVDGRPLEAYNEDMQALASRFEQADGYIIASPIFQGSIPGVLKNTFDLLHPRTMRYKPVSIVANGGTYQHHLVIENQLKPILDYFRCLVTPNYVYTHTSHFGEGNEIIEDDVLNRLRELARVFVQYAEMSQKLSKETIDNP, encoded by the coding sequence GTGAACATTTTACTGGTAGACGGCACAATCGTCGGCAGCAAGACAGGAGCCGTCCTCGAACAGGTTCAAGCATATATTGAGGAATATGGGCCAAGTCTGAAGCTTGAATTGCTGAGCCTTTCAGATTACGACCATGAATTTGTCGATGGCCGGCCGCTGGAAGCATATAACGAAGACATGCAGGCGCTGGCAAGCCGCTTTGAACAGGCGGACGGTTACATCATTGCATCCCCTATTTTCCAGGGTTCGATTCCGGGTGTGCTGAAAAACACATTTGATCTCCTGCATCCGCGCACGATGCGCTACAAACCCGTATCCATCGTAGCAAACGGCGGGACGTACCAGCATCATCTCGTGATCGAAAACCAGCTGAAGCCCATCCTTGATTACTTCCGCTGTCTCGTGACACCGAACTATGTCTACACCCACACATCCCATTTCGGTGAAGGCAATGAGATTATCGAGGACGATGTACTGAATCGGCTTCGAGAACTGGCGCGTGTCTTCGTGCAATACGCGGAAATGAGTCAGAAATTATCCAAAGAAACGATCGATAACCCATAA
- a CDS encoding SE1832 family protein, translated as MTRQELEREITELKNDYIRQQGDIEKLESTGHGQMVEKAEARLEAMENRLAELNRQLANL; from the coding sequence ATGACTAGACAGGAACTGGAACGGGAAATTACCGAGCTGAAAAATGACTATATCCGCCAGCAGGGGGATATCGAAAAATTGGAGTCAACCGGCCACGGCCAAATGGTAGAGAAAGCGGAAGCGCGTCTCGAGGCGATGGAAAATCGCCTGGCAGAACTGAACCGTCAGCTCGCGAACTTGTGA
- a CDS encoding cation:proton antiporter has translation MLIIFLGIFSQWLAWLFRLPAIVLMAIAGLIAGPLLGIISPEESFGELFRPFISLAVGIILFEGSLNLNFREIRGFNRPVIRLVTVGAFVTWVAGSLAAHYIAGLSLPVAFVIGGLFIVTGPTVIMPLLRQAKLKPRPAALLKWEGIIVDPFGALLALFAYHSLLFIEGEVTAGSFGLFFLASLFAALVGAGAGWILGQMFERGKVPEYLKAPVVFAVVLFTFALSDAIMHETGLLAVTAMGVIMANMNISSIGDMRHFKENISVLLIASVFIMLTASLSVDVLISIFDWGIIAFVLVVLFVVRPLAVGIATIGTDLTWKERVLVGWIAPRGIVALTVSGYFASVLLEAGYPDAEILTALTLALVFSTVVAHGFSIGWVARKLDLAFSDEPGVLFVGANLFTTKLAVLLKEMNKRVLIMDRSWGRLQAARQAGVPTYAGEVLSEHTEYDIDITPFPTLVAATEIDSYNALVVNNFVPDFGRENLYQTAIHQADPKDFRATMSVRVLFGNEWNVHKLEEKITEGYEIRKTTITAQYTYEDFLENWHEGTILLLIIRASGAIAFYIADQHTEPQPGDTLISLAPPAQKEQRIQERLQSSRVKNGTQS, from the coding sequence ATGCTGATCATTTTTCTTGGAATTTTTTCACAATGGCTTGCCTGGCTGTTCCGGCTTCCAGCAATCGTTCTCATGGCGATTGCCGGACTGATTGCCGGACCGCTGCTCGGCATAATATCTCCTGAAGAAAGTTTTGGCGAGCTATTCCGACCGTTCATTTCACTGGCTGTCGGCATCATCCTGTTTGAAGGCAGCCTGAACTTGAACTTCAGGGAAATCCGGGGCTTTAACCGGCCGGTCATCCGTCTTGTGACAGTTGGGGCATTTGTGACGTGGGTAGCAGGTTCGCTTGCCGCTCATTACATTGCCGGTTTGTCCTTGCCGGTTGCATTTGTGATCGGCGGCCTGTTCATTGTAACGGGGCCGACCGTCATCATGCCGCTGCTCCGGCAGGCGAAACTGAAGCCGCGTCCGGCTGCACTGCTGAAATGGGAAGGGATCATCGTCGATCCGTTCGGCGCGCTGCTCGCCCTGTTTGCTTATCACAGCTTATTGTTTATTGAAGGGGAAGTGACAGCCGGATCGTTCGGTCTGTTCTTCCTGGCCTCTCTGTTCGCAGCATTGGTGGGTGCAGGAGCCGGCTGGATTCTCGGGCAGATGTTCGAGCGCGGAAAAGTGCCGGAATACTTGAAAGCTCCAGTCGTTTTCGCGGTTGTGCTCTTCACATTCGCGTTGTCGGATGCCATCATGCATGAAACCGGACTTCTTGCTGTAACAGCAATGGGCGTTATCATGGCGAATATGAACATCTCCTCGATCGGGGATATGCGCCACTTTAAAGAGAACATTTCCGTTCTCCTCATTGCGAGCGTCTTTATCATGCTGACGGCATCGCTTTCTGTCGACGTGTTAATCTCGATTTTCGATTGGGGCATCATCGCCTTCGTGCTGGTCGTGTTATTTGTCGTGCGGCCTCTCGCAGTCGGCATTGCAACAATCGGCACGGATCTGACGTGGAAAGAGCGGGTACTCGTGGGCTGGATAGCCCCACGGGGAATTGTGGCGCTTACAGTATCGGGGTATTTTGCCAGTGTCCTGCTTGAAGCGGGATATCCGGATGCTGAAATCCTGACTGCATTGACTTTGGCGCTTGTGTTTTCAACGGTTGTTGCCCATGGCTTCAGCATCGGCTGGGTCGCCCGGAAACTCGATCTTGCATTTTCAGATGAGCCGGGTGTCCTGTTTGTCGGCGCCAATCTGTTTACAACCAAACTGGCTGTTTTATTGAAAGAGATGAATAAGCGGGTTCTCATCATGGACCGATCCTGGGGCCGGCTTCAGGCAGCCCGGCAGGCGGGAGTGCCCACGTATGCCGGTGAAGTGCTGTCTGAACATACTGAGTACGATATTGATATCACCCCGTTTCCGACGCTGGTCGCAGCGACGGAAATCGATTCCTACAACGCATTGGTCGTCAATAATTTCGTTCCGGATTTCGGACGGGAAAATCTGTACCAGACAGCGATTCACCAGGCGGATCCTAAAGATTTCCGGGCTACGATGAGTGTCCGGGTCCTGTTCGGTAATGAATGGAATGTGCATAAGCTGGAAGAAAAAATCACGGAAGGCTATGAAATCAGAAAAACCACCATTACCGCACAGTATACGTATGAAGATTTTCTTGAAAATTGGCATGAAGGAACGATTTTGCTGCTGATCATTCGAGCATCAGGTGCGATCGCTTTCTATATTGCCGACCAGCATACCGAACCGCAGCCTGGGGATACGCTGATCAGCCTTGCGCCTCCAGCGCAAAAAGAGCAGCGCATCCAGGAACGCCTCCAAAGTTCACGCGTGAAAAACGGCACGCAGAGCTGA
- a CDS encoding YitT family protein, with protein sequence MNKKTVLQWGFFTVGLIILALGISMMIKGRLLGVGPWDVLAIGLFKNFGLSIGTWSILIGLAIVAITVAVTKQRPQLGTILNMILVGVFIDIFNFLLPDIDALAGQIVIFMAGLFVYAYGIGVYVSPQMGAGPRDGLMLFLVEKTGWSIRTVRMMIEVTVAALGWLLGGPVGIGTVIVAFGTGAIAQYSIPQCRSLLLRLLPGKPETPSAVRL encoded by the coding sequence TTGAATAAGAAAACAGTGCTGCAATGGGGATTTTTCACGGTGGGTCTCATTATTTTGGCGCTCGGCATTTCGATGATGATCAAAGGCCGGCTGCTCGGCGTCGGTCCATGGGACGTGCTCGCCATCGGGCTGTTCAAAAACTTTGGGCTGTCAATCGGCACATGGTCAATCCTCATCGGGCTGGCCATCGTTGCGATTACAGTGGCTGTCACGAAACAGCGCCCGCAGCTTGGCACGATCCTCAATATGATTCTCGTCGGGGTGTTCATCGATATTTTCAATTTCTTGCTGCCGGATATCGATGCGCTGGCGGGCCAGATTGTGATCTTCATGGCCGGCTTATTCGTTTACGCATACGGTATCGGCGTGTATGTGTCACCGCAAATGGGGGCAGGTCCCCGTGACGGGCTTATGCTGTTCCTTGTTGAAAAAACCGGATGGAGCATCCGCACGGTGCGCATGATGATCGAAGTGACCGTCGCAGCACTCGGCTGGCTGCTCGGCGGCCCGGTCGGCATTGGCACAGTCATTGTGGCATTCGGAACCGGCGCCATCGCCCAATATTCGATTCCACAATGCCGCAGCCTGCTGTTGCGCCTGCTGCCCGGTAAACCGGAAACGCCAAGCGCTGTCCGCCTGTGA
- a CDS encoding DNA topoisomerase III — MSKSLVLAEKPSVARDIARVLGANQKGNGFLEGKNHIVTWALGHLVTQAQPEQYDASLKEWKMETLPIIPDPFKLVPIKQSMKQYNAVKAQLHRGDVKDVIIATDAGREGELVARWILEKTKTKKPIRRLWISSVTDKAIKEGFNNLKDGRKYDNLYEAAVARSEADWVVGINATRALTVKHNAQLSTGRVQTPTLAMVADREEEIKNFKPKPYWGMQAITPEAVFTWTDGNNTQSFNKEKIDALFRKLDAVTEGTITEIKTVPKKQPAPPLFDLTELQKEAYKRYGWSAKETLNTLQNLYERHKAVTYPRTDSKHLSSDMQDTLKDRVKAAGTGPNRAAVNMILKGKVNPQKGVIDDARVSDHHAIIPTEEAPPLYDMSDREKTLYDLIATRFLAVFLPPHEYDQTTVKLTAGGETFQAKGKTIRQAGWKRAADADAEENESTLPPFQEGGKLTIKAVTLTDGKTKPPPYFNEGTLLGAMENPSSFMSGESKELIRALGDTGGLGTVATRADVIDKLFNTFLIEKRGNDLHVTSKGRQLLDLVPEDLKSPKLTAEWEQKLTKIAKGELKKDVFMGEMISFAKHAVSEIKSSDQKFKHDNVTGKMCPDCGKPLLEVNGKRGKMHVCQDRDCGFKKNIAVQTNARCPVCHKRMELRGEGEGKIFTCKCGHREKLSVFEQKKKKTQSKATKKDVNKYLKQQDEPKNTAMADALKKLLEQND, encoded by the coding sequence ATGTCTAAATCACTCGTCCTGGCAGAAAAACCGTCGGTCGCGCGCGATATCGCCCGCGTCCTCGGCGCCAATCAGAAAGGCAACGGTTTTCTCGAAGGCAAAAATCATATCGTAACGTGGGCGCTGGGTCATCTCGTTACGCAGGCCCAGCCTGAGCAGTATGACGCATCATTGAAAGAATGGAAAATGGAGACGCTGCCGATCATTCCGGATCCGTTCAAGCTGGTGCCGATCAAGCAGTCGATGAAGCAGTACAATGCGGTGAAAGCGCAGCTCCACCGCGGTGACGTGAAAGATGTCATCATTGCAACGGATGCGGGGCGCGAAGGGGAACTCGTCGCCCGCTGGATCCTGGAGAAGACGAAAACGAAAAAGCCGATCAGACGGCTGTGGATTTCGTCCGTCACGGACAAAGCCATCAAAGAAGGCTTCAATAACCTGAAAGACGGCCGGAAATACGACAACCTTTACGAAGCGGCGGTTGCCCGTTCGGAAGCAGATTGGGTCGTCGGCATCAACGCGACACGTGCACTGACCGTCAAACACAATGCCCAGCTGTCGACGGGCCGGGTGCAGACGCCGACGCTCGCAATGGTCGCTGATCGGGAAGAAGAGATCAAGAACTTCAAGCCGAAACCGTATTGGGGCATGCAGGCGATCACACCGGAAGCCGTCTTCACTTGGACGGACGGCAATAATACGCAATCGTTCAACAAGGAAAAGATCGATGCACTGTTCCGGAAACTAGATGCAGTAACGGAAGGCACCATCACGGAAATCAAAACCGTACCGAAGAAACAGCCGGCACCGCCTTTATTTGACTTGACCGAACTCCAGAAAGAAGCGTATAAGCGCTATGGGTGGTCAGCGAAAGAAACATTGAACACGCTTCAGAATTTGTATGAGCGGCATAAAGCGGTCACTTATCCGCGGACCGATTCGAAGCATTTATCATCCGATATGCAGGATACGTTGAAGGACCGGGTGAAAGCCGCCGGCACCGGACCGAACCGGGCTGCAGTGAACATGATTCTGAAAGGGAAAGTCAATCCGCAGAAAGGTGTCATTGATGATGCCCGTGTATCGGACCACCATGCGATCATCCCGACCGAGGAAGCGCCACCGCTCTATGACATGTCGGACCGGGAGAAAACGCTGTATGACTTGATCGCGACTCGCTTCCTGGCGGTATTCCTGCCACCGCATGAATACGATCAGACAACGGTGAAACTCACTGCCGGTGGAGAAACGTTCCAGGCAAAAGGCAAAACCATCCGCCAAGCCGGCTGGAAACGTGCTGCGGATGCGGATGCGGAAGAAAACGAAAGCACGTTGCCGCCATTCCAGGAAGGCGGAAAACTGACGATCAAAGCGGTGACGCTGACAGACGGTAAGACGAAACCGCCGCCGTATTTCAATGAAGGGACGCTGCTTGGCGCAATGGAAAATCCGTCTTCCTTCATGTCCGGTGAATCCAAAGAACTCATCCGCGCGCTCGGAGATACCGGCGGACTCGGCACCGTTGCAACCCGGGCGGACGTCATTGATAAACTGTTCAACACATTTTTAATTGAAAAGCGCGGCAATGACCTGCACGTCACGTCAAAAGGCCGTCAGCTGCTCGATCTTGTTCCGGAGGACCTGAAATCGCCGAAACTTACGGCGGAGTGGGAACAGAAACTGACGAAAATCGCAAAAGGCGAGCTGAAAAAAGACGTCTTCATGGGTGAAATGATTTCATTTGCGAAGCATGCGGTTTCGGAAATCAAATCAAGCGACCAGAAGTTCAAGCATGACAATGTCACCGGCAAGATGTGTCCGGACTGCGGCAAGCCGCTCTTGGAAGTGAACGGCAAGCGCGGGAAGATGCACGTCTGTCAGGACCGCGACTGCGGCTTCAAAAAGAATATTGCGGTCCAGACGAATGCCCGCTGTCCGGTATGCCATAAGCGCATGGAACTGCGCGGCGAAGGGGAAGGCAAAATCTTCACATGCAAATGCGGTCACCGTGAGAAGCTGTCCGTCTTTGAACAGAAGAAGAAAAAGACGCAGTCGAAAGCGACGAAAAAAGATGTCAATAAATACTTGAAACAGCAGGATGAACCGAAAAATACCGCAATGGCGGATGCCTTGAAAAAACTGCTCGAGCAGAACGACTAG
- the ybaK gene encoding Cys-tRNA(Pro) deacylase, translating to MAKKPAKTNAARLLDRENIDYEVLQYETEDGKIDGVSVAAKIGAAPAEVYKTLVAQGQDKQPYVFIIPVADELDLKRAAKASGEKKIEMLPAKDITAVTGYVRGGCSPLGMKKQFPTYVASQAQELESIIVSAGKIGMQLKLAPAALLEAAAAEYAELTETD from the coding sequence GTGGCGAAGAAACCGGCGAAGACGAATGCGGCCCGGCTGCTGGACCGGGAGAACATCGATTACGAAGTGCTGCAGTATGAAACAGAGGACGGAAAAATTGATGGCGTATCAGTTGCCGCCAAAATCGGCGCCGCGCCTGCGGAAGTGTATAAGACCCTGGTTGCCCAAGGGCAGGATAAACAACCTTACGTATTCATCATCCCCGTGGCGGACGAACTCGATCTGAAACGTGCGGCGAAAGCGTCAGGAGAGAAGAAGATCGAGATGCTGCCGGCAAAAGACATCACGGCTGTCACGGGTTATGTGCGCGGCGGCTGTTCACCGCTCGGCATGAAAAAACAATTCCCGACTTACGTGGCGTCGCAGGCCCAGGAACTTGAATCGATTATTGTGTCAGCCGGCAAAATCGGCATGCAGCTGAAACTCGCACCGGCTGCTCTTCTGGAAGCGGCAGCTGCCGAATACGCGGAATTGACAGAGACTGATTAG